The genome window TGCCGGTGGAGAGAGCCCATTTGCGCAGGAGCAGGTGCCCGAAGTTGAAGACGACGAGGAAAATCGCCAGGGTAGCCGCCGAAGCCGTGCCCGCGAACCAGAGGAAGAGGGCCAGCACCGACGAAAGAGGCAGGAGCGCACCCCAGATCAAGGCGTCGCCGAGCCCTCCGAGAGCCGACCCACCTGCTTGCTTGAGTCTCTCGATCTCATCAGGGTCGGTTCCCTCGCACTCAAGTCGGGCGGTCGCGCCGAGCAGGAGCGGGGAGAAATACGGGTGGGTGTTGAAATAGCCGGAGGAGCGCAAGGTCGCACGTTCTAGGGCGTTGCGATCTCCTGCGTGAAGCTTCTTCAGGACGGGTAGAAGCGCGAACGCGAAGCCGGTGCCCAGGAGGGTGCGGAAATTCCAGGAACCCTGCACAAGGAAGGATCGCATGAGGACGGAGAACCTCGTCCGGCGATCAAGCCCGAGAGGGCGGAGATCGGGACCCAGGTGGCGGTCGCTCACAGGACCGTCGTCCCCAGGGCGGCCGCGACAACTCCCGCCACCACCAGGAGCATTGCGCGCCGACCCTCGAAGAAATCTGCGGCGAGAATGCCGAGCGAGACCGCTCCCGCAGCGACGATCAGCGTGATCGTGAGCCGATCGGCCAGCGGCCACGCCGCTTCGATTCGTCTCACCGTCGCCGTCCCCAGGATTGCTCCGGTGGCGGTCACCACGGCGCCGCGCGCGAAATCGAGAGTGATGGAAAAGAGATGGATGCGGGCGAGCCGGCCGGGGCTGACCCGCCCGCGCGTCCGCGTCCTCAGCTCGGGGACCAGCCTCGAGTTGACGGAGCGAAGCCATTGCACGGATTCCTCGCCCAGCCGTCCCCAGCCCAGCCCGAACGCTATGGCGAAGGGGAAGGAGCCGACCTCGTTCCCGGCTGCAGCACAGGCCACGGCTACCAGCGTGCCTGCGGTGGTGTCGGGGAGTTGCGTCACGCCGCTGGGAAGCGTGGCGAGCGCGAAGAGCTCCAAGGTCGCGCCCACGGCCACGCCGATCATCGGGACCCCGAGAGCCCAACCGGCCACGGCTCCGGACACGAGGGGGCGCGAGATCATGAACTGGCCCACCGAGGTAGAGTCGATGGCCAGCAGGCCCCCGAGCAGGGGCAGGATCGGCGACACCGTCAGGGCTGCCGGCAGCCCGCGGCGCAGCTCGCACGAGCGCCGAGAGGGGCGAAGCGCCGCGCCGGCAAGGCGCGATGAGGGGCGAATAGCACCGCTCTTCGCCCGAAGAGCAACACGGAGAGCAGCGTCCGGCGCGGATGCGGCGCAGCTCGAACGCCGTGGGAGGCTTTGTTCACGGGCTGCCTAAGACAGTAGGGCCGCGAGGCCGACCGGTGCGCTCTCCGGAAGATCTCTGGCCTCAACGCGGACGGACGAATTCTCGAGTTCGAGCAGACAGGCCGCCTCGCTCTTGGAGAGGTGTACGTAGCTCAGCCGCCGGTTCCTCCCCGGGCGGTGGTAGAGTCCGCCAAGGTTGACCTCGCATCCGCTCAGCACGCCGTCTCGAGCGACTTCGCGCATGGAGGCGACGTCCCGGGTGAGCAGCGCCGTACGGGTCCGGTCTTCGCGCCAGCCTTCGAGCTGCTCGCGCGTTCGCGACACGGTCGAGAACACGACCTCGACCCCGCCCGCGCCGAGGCGGTAGATGTCCTGCTCCCAGTCCGAGACCGCCAGTTCGTCGTCCGCGACGACGTAGCGGTCGATCCTGAGCCTGGTGCCCCAACCGAGCACTACCTGTCCGTGGATCAGACGCTCGTCGACGCGTATGAGGACGATCAAGTCAGTCCCCCGCTCCGAAGGAGATCGCGTCCCGTCCGCATTCCACCATCTTCCGCGCTATCTCCCCGGGGCGGTCGCGTTCGGCGTAGACGAAGGTCAGGAGCATGGGAAGGTTGACTCCTCCCACCGCCACCCGCGCTCTGTTGTCGCGGCAGCAGGCGTGCGCGGCGAAGCCGCAGCTTCCCGTTCCCAGGTCGGAG of Gemmatimonadota bacterium contains these proteins:
- a CDS encoding PTS sugar transporter subunit IIC; amino-acid sequence: MSPILPLLGGLLAIDSTSVGQFMISRPLVSGAVAGWALGVPMIGVAVGATLELFALATLPSGVTQLPDTTAGTLVAVACAAAGNEVGSFPFAIAFGLGWGRLGEESVQWLRSVNSRLVPELRTRTRGRVSPGRLARIHLFSITLDFARGAVVTATGAILGTATVRRIEAAWPLADRLTITLIVAAGAVSLGILAADFFEGRRAMLLVVAGVVAAALGTTVL
- a CDS encoding PTS system mannose/fructose/sorbose family transporter subunit IID, which translates into the protein MRSFLVQGSWNFRTLLGTGFAFALLPVLKKLHAGDRNALERATLRSSGYFNTHPYFSPLLLGATARLECEGTDPDEIERLKQAGGSALGGLGDALIWGALLPLSSVLALFLWFAGTASAATLAIFLVVFNFGHLLLRKWALSTG
- a CDS encoding PTS sugar transporter subunit IIB, which translates into the protein MIVLIRVDERLIHGQVVLGWGTRLRIDRYVVADDELAVSDWEQDIYRLGAGGVEVVFSTVSRTREQLEGWREDRTRTALLTRDVASMREVARDGVLSGCEVNLGGLYHRPGRNRRLSYVHLSKSEAACLLELENSSVRVEARDLPESAPVGLAALLS